One part of the Microbulbifer sp. THAF38 genome encodes these proteins:
- a CDS encoding DUF3488 and transglutaminase-like domain-containing protein: MANNRDLLPRESLLWIFAAQFVALLPQLSQLPLWIGFAWAFAVYWRLEVFRGRRDLPGRALKLLVIALTVAGLAQSYQRWFALEPMVALLALSFTLKNLELVSRRDAFVSLLLAYFVAATLFVREQSIPYALYGLIATLVITAALAAQLGSFSARPRRALGLSLRLMAQATPLMLLLFVVMPRLGPLWNVPQDTSAGRTGVSDSMAPGDFTRLSKSAKPALRISFDGPIPPPEQRYWRGLVYSEFDGRTWRQGLGVDPRNGGQVYWNSGERPLPQIGPRYRYQVIQEASRSPWLFALARPASDSPGVGETADDRLVKRSPVYSRFAYEVRSWPRDSQAIPSPLNSAERRRNLQLPANGNQRTREWVERLRRRGLGAEEISSQLLALYNREFTYTLRPPALGSDSVDEFLFDSQKGFCEHFAGSYVFAMRAAGVPARVVAGYQGGEWVNGEKYLLVREYDAHAWAEIWLDGRGWQRVDPTAAVSPERVRDGLESAAGEEFMQDSLLPVHRFDVLVKLRLQWDMINYRWYQTVVSFDSEKQRDTLQRLLGDLSPMRVALFFATPVVVVLFGILLWTRLTGRGRKRPAVERLYTVFCKRMARAGITRRPGEAPRDFARRIAEQKPQLAEFAGQVTDAFERAAYGGDKGALMELRRLLRWCLGLPLRVRTNKSQQAGH, encoded by the coding sequence ATGGCGAATAATCGAGATCTATTGCCCCGCGAAAGCCTGTTGTGGATTTTCGCCGCGCAGTTTGTCGCCCTGCTGCCACAGCTGAGCCAGTTGCCACTGTGGATTGGTTTTGCCTGGGCGTTTGCAGTCTATTGGCGCTTGGAGGTCTTTCGCGGTCGCCGTGATCTGCCGGGGCGCGCCCTCAAACTATTGGTGATTGCGCTCACGGTGGCGGGTTTAGCGCAATCCTACCAGCGCTGGTTTGCGCTGGAGCCGATGGTGGCTTTATTAGCGTTGTCCTTTACCCTGAAAAACCTGGAGCTGGTAAGCCGCCGCGATGCCTTTGTCAGTTTGCTGCTGGCCTATTTTGTTGCCGCGACCCTGTTCGTGCGCGAACAATCGATTCCCTATGCCCTCTACGGTTTGATCGCTACCCTGGTGATTACCGCTGCACTGGCGGCACAGCTGGGAAGCTTCAGTGCGCGGCCGCGCCGGGCCCTGGGGCTCTCCCTGCGATTAATGGCGCAAGCCACACCGCTGATGCTGCTGCTGTTTGTGGTGATGCCGCGTTTGGGCCCTTTGTGGAATGTGCCCCAGGATACCTCCGCCGGTCGCACCGGCGTGAGTGACTCCATGGCACCGGGTGATTTCACCCGCCTGTCCAAATCCGCCAAGCCGGCACTGCGCATTTCCTTCGATGGACCCATACCGCCGCCAGAGCAGCGTTATTGGCGAGGGCTGGTGTACTCCGAGTTCGATGGGCGTACCTGGCGTCAGGGGTTGGGTGTGGACCCGCGCAATGGGGGGCAGGTGTACTGGAATAGTGGCGAGCGCCCGCTGCCACAAATCGGCCCACGTTACCGCTACCAGGTGATTCAGGAGGCGAGCCGCAGCCCCTGGTTATTTGCCCTGGCAAGGCCCGCTTCGGATAGCCCCGGTGTCGGGGAAACCGCGGATGACCGCCTGGTAAAGCGTTCGCCGGTGTACAGTCGCTTTGCCTATGAGGTGCGTTCCTGGCCTCGTGATTCCCAGGCGATCCCCTCGCCACTGAATAGCGCTGAGCGCCGCCGCAATCTGCAGCTGCCGGCCAATGGGAACCAGCGCACCCGCGAGTGGGTGGAACGCTTGCGCCGCCGGGGATTGGGGGCTGAAGAGATTTCGTCACAGCTATTGGCGCTCTACAACCGCGAATTTACCTATACCTTGCGTCCACCGGCACTGGGCAGTGACAGCGTGGACGAGTTCCTATTCGACAGCCAGAAGGGTTTCTGTGAACACTTTGCCGGCAGCTATGTGTTTGCCATGCGTGCCGCCGGTGTACCTGCGCGGGTGGTAGCGGGCTACCAGGGTGGCGAGTGGGTGAATGGTGAGAAGTACCTGTTGGTGCGCGAGTACGATGCCCATGCCTGGGCGGAGATCTGGCTCGATGGCCGCGGCTGGCAGCGGGTGGACCCCACGGCTGCCGTCTCCCCGGAGCGGGTTCGGGATGGTCTTGAAAGTGCCGCCGGCGAGGAGTTTATGCAGGACTCGCTGCTGCCGGTGCACCGCTTTGATGTCCTGGTGAAGCTGCGCCTGCAGTGGGACATGATCAATTACCGCTGGTATCAGACGGTAGTGAGTTTTGATAGTGAAAAGCAGCGGGATACTTTGCAAAGATTACTCGGTGATCTTTCTCCCATGCGTGTGGCACTGTTTTTTGCTACTCCGGTGGTTGTCGTATTATTTGGGATTCTCCTGTGGACTCGCCTGACCGGCCGGGGGCGCAAGCGGCCCGCCGTGGAGCGTCTCTACACAGTCTTCTGCAAGCGTATGGCCAGAGCCGGTATCACTCGCCGCCCCGGTGAGGCGCCCAGGGATTTCGCCAGGCGCATCGCCGAGCAAAAACCCCAGCTGGCAGAGTTTGCCGGACAGGTGACGGATGCCTTTGAGCGCGCAGCCTATGGCGGGGATAAAGGGGCTTTAATGGAGCTGCGCCGTCTGCTGCGTTGGTGCTTGGGGCTCCCTCTAAGAGTCCGGACAAACAAAAGCCAGCAGGCTGGTCACTAA
- a CDS encoding DUF58 domain-containing protein — protein MNRDFPRQASSTGSTDSKSSRNFFRGLGERWLSRRAPRSRDITLNHSRLFILPTRAGLGYLLVTALLWLLATNYENNLVFALTFLLISVFVILPVHTFANLSGLRLQLLGTEAAFAGDFAEAQINLSRTDKRQREWIQICWPPEEGAYVDLCEVASADFRIALPALQRGRIQAPRLRIESRFPLGLFRCWSRIDLDVEFLVYPRPLTAGPLPLGEALVEGTSGQVRRGGDDYASLKPYQPGDSLRHLAWKQYAAGRDLYSKEYESRTDTRLWLDWELLDGRDVETRLSNLCDWVLQAEKQGVAYGLRIPGTTLPPSLGTEHQQRVLSALALFPKWGG, from the coding sequence GTGAACCGCGATTTTCCTCGGCAGGCTTCCAGTACAGGTTCGACAGACTCGAAAAGCTCGCGCAATTTTTTTCGCGGGCTGGGGGAGCGCTGGCTCAGCCGGCGCGCGCCCCGCTCACGGGATATCACCCTAAATCACAGCCGCTTATTTATCCTGCCCACTCGCGCGGGGCTCGGTTATTTATTGGTAACCGCTTTACTCTGGTTACTGGCCACCAATTACGAGAACAATCTGGTTTTTGCCCTGACCTTTTTACTGATCAGTGTCTTCGTTATCTTGCCGGTGCATACTTTCGCCAACCTGAGCGGCCTGCGTCTGCAATTACTGGGCACTGAAGCGGCTTTTGCCGGGGACTTTGCCGAGGCACAAATTAATCTGAGTCGTACGGACAAACGCCAACGGGAGTGGATACAAATTTGTTGGCCACCGGAGGAGGGCGCCTATGTGGATCTCTGTGAGGTGGCTTCGGCGGACTTTCGTATTGCGCTGCCAGCCCTGCAGCGGGGGCGAATTCAGGCGCCGCGATTAAGAATTGAGAGCCGCTTTCCGCTGGGACTGTTTCGCTGCTGGAGCCGCATCGATCTGGATGTGGAATTCCTGGTATATCCGCGACCGCTCACCGCCGGGCCCCTGCCGTTGGGAGAGGCCCTGGTAGAGGGTACATCCGGCCAGGTACGTCGCGGCGGGGATGATTATGCCTCCCTCAAACCCTACCAGCCCGGTGACTCTCTGCGCCATCTGGCCTGGAAACAATATGCCGCCGGTCGCGATCTCTATAGCAAGGAGTATGAGAGTCGTACGGATACTCGATTGTGGCTCGACTGGGAGTTGCTGGATGGGCGCGATGTAGAGACCCGCCTGAGTAACCTGTGTGATTGGGTCTTACAGGCGGAGAAGCAGGGCGTTGCCTATGGCCTGCGCATTCCCGGCACTACTTTGCCGCCCTCTCTAGGCACCGAGCACCAGCAGCGAGTGTTGTCGGCACTGGCCCTGTTTCCAAAGTGGGGTGGCTGA
- a CDS encoding MoxR family ATPase has protein sequence MQKIVSAIVSDIGSVLLGKERQVKLALACLLSKGHLLIEDLPGMGKTTLAHALAQVFGLSYKRVQFTSDMLPADILGVSIFERESGQFHFHEGPVFSQLLLADEINRSSPKTQSALLEAMEERQVSVDGETRALPQPFFVIATQNPLQQSGTFALPESQLDRFLMRISLGYPTREAERALFLGADPRQQLAKLKPRIDLATLKKMQSLVGQVKASDSLLDYLERLVLHTRQSPDCAVGLSPRGALALLRAAKAWALIHNRGHVLPEDIQAVLPSVAGHRLQSDGGNGDQLVERLMRQVDIIAA, from the coding sequence GTGCAAAAAATAGTTTCCGCCATCGTCTCCGATATTGGCAGTGTTTTGCTGGGAAAAGAGCGCCAGGTGAAGCTGGCCTTGGCCTGCCTTTTGTCTAAAGGCCACTTGTTGATTGAAGACCTGCCCGGAATGGGCAAGACCACTCTGGCCCATGCTTTGGCCCAGGTGTTCGGCCTCTCCTATAAACGGGTGCAATTTACCAGCGATATGCTGCCGGCGGATATTCTCGGTGTATCAATTTTTGAGCGGGAATCCGGGCAGTTTCATTTTCATGAGGGGCCGGTTTTCAGCCAGTTATTACTGGCCGATGAGATTAACCGCTCCTCCCCCAAAACCCAGAGTGCCCTGTTAGAGGCAATGGAGGAGCGCCAGGTCAGTGTGGACGGCGAAACCCGCGCGCTGCCACAGCCTTTCTTTGTGATTGCCACCCAGAATCCGTTGCAGCAGTCCGGTACTTTTGCCCTGCCAGAGTCGCAACTGGACCGATTCCTGATGCGTATCAGCCTAGGCTATCCCACTCGCGAAGCCGAGCGGGCGCTGTTTTTAGGGGCTGACCCCCGCCAACAGCTGGCCAAGCTAAAGCCGCGCATCGACCTCGCCACCCTGAAAAAAATGCAAAGTCTGGTGGGACAGGTGAAGGCCTCAGACAGCCTGCTTGATTATTTAGAGCGCCTGGTGCTGCACACCCGCCAGAGCCCGGATTGTGCCGTGGGTTTATCGCCCCGAGGGGCCCTGGCGTTACTGCGTGCCGCCAAGGCCTGGGCGCTGATTCACAATCGCGGCCATGTCCTGCCGGAGGATATCCAGGCGGTGCTGCCCTCAGTGGCTGGGCACCGCTTGCAGAGTGATGGCGGCAATGGCGATCAGTTGGTGGAGCGCCTTATGCGCCAGGTGGATATTATCGCGGCCTAA
- a CDS encoding O-succinylhomoserine sulfhydrylase, with translation MFEDDGYALETLAVRAGQVRSEEGEHSEALYLTSSYVFPSAAEAAARFTGESAGNVYSRYTNPTVRMFEQRIAALEGGEAAVATASGMAAILSICMSLLKSGDRVICSRSVFGTTTALFGRYMEKFGVRVSYVDLTDMDSWKQAVDGSTKLLFMETPSNPLCEVADIRALAEIAHSAGALLVVDNCFCTPALQRPLALGADIVVHSATKFLDGQGRALGGVAVGRKEIMDELVVFLRTAGPSMSPFNAWVFLKGLETLKLRMQAHCTNALDLAWWLDEQEMVEKVNYTGLPKHPQHRLAREQQDAFGAVLSFTVRGGREEAWKVIDNCKILSCTANLGDAKSTIVHPATTTHGRLSDEDKARAGITENLIRISVGLENAEDLKRDLMRGLSLL, from the coding sequence ATGTTTGAAGACGACGGTTACGCTCTGGAAACCCTGGCCGTTCGCGCCGGGCAGGTCCGCTCGGAAGAGGGCGAGCACTCCGAAGCCCTCTATCTCACCTCCAGTTACGTATTTCCCTCTGCCGCGGAAGCCGCCGCGCGCTTTACCGGCGAGAGTGCCGGCAACGTCTATTCCCGCTATACCAATCCCACCGTTCGAATGTTCGAACAGCGCATCGCCGCGCTCGAAGGTGGTGAGGCTGCGGTAGCCACGGCCAGCGGTATGGCCGCGATCCTCAGTATTTGTATGTCCTTATTGAAAAGTGGCGACCGGGTGATCTGTTCCCGCAGCGTATTCGGCACCACTACCGCGCTGTTCGGGCGCTATATGGAAAAGTTCGGCGTGCGTGTGAGCTATGTGGATCTCACCGATATGGACTCCTGGAAGCAGGCGGTGGATGGCTCCACCAAGCTGCTGTTTATGGAAACCCCCTCCAACCCACTGTGTGAAGTGGCGGATATCCGTGCCTTGGCGGAAATTGCTCACAGTGCCGGTGCCCTGCTGGTGGTGGATAACTGTTTCTGCACGCCGGCGCTACAGCGCCCGCTGGCACTCGGCGCTGATATTGTGGTGCACTCCGCCACCAAATTCCTCGATGGTCAGGGCCGTGCCCTGGGCGGTGTCGCGGTGGGTCGCAAGGAGATCATGGATGAGCTAGTGGTATTTCTGCGCACCGCTGGCCCCAGTATGAGTCCGTTTAATGCCTGGGTGTTCCTCAAGGGTTTGGAGACGCTCAAGCTGCGGATGCAGGCCCACTGCACCAATGCCCTGGATCTGGCCTGGTGGCTCGATGAGCAGGAGATGGTGGAGAAGGTCAACTACACCGGCTTGCCCAAACACCCCCAGCACCGCTTGGCCCGCGAACAACAGGACGCCTTCGGGGCGGTGTTGAGTTTTACCGTGCGCGGTGGCCGCGAGGAAGCCTGGAAGGTGATCGATAACTGTAAAATTCTGTCTTGTACCGCCAACCTCGGCGATGCCAAGAGCACCATCGTGCACCCGGCCACCACCACCCATGGACGCCTCAGCGATGAGGACAAGGCCCGCGCCGGTATCACCGAAAACCTGATTCGTATTTCTGTGGGTCTGGAAAATGCCGAGGATCTGAAGCGCGATCTGATGCGGGGCCTGTCCCTGTTATAA
- the purF gene encoding amidophosphoribosyltransferase: MCGIVGIVGKSDVNLQLYDALTLLQHRGQDAAGIVTCDDDRLNQQKANGLVRDVFRARHMERLKGNFGIGHVRYPTAGSSGPALAQPFYVNSPYGIAMAHNGNLTNVGDVVEEIFQQDLRHINTDSDSEVLLNVFAHELHKLRKLHPKAEDIFTAMRGVHKRVRGAYACVALIVGYGIVAFRDPNGIRPLVYGKRETDKGTEYMVASESVALDVLGYTLVRDVAPGEALYIELDGTVHSEQCAENPTLTPCIFEHVYFARPDSIMDGVSVHKARLRQGEHLADKILRLRPDHDIDVVIPIPDSARTAGQTVAHRLGVKFREGMVKNRYIGRTFIMPGQKQRKKSVRQKLNAIELEFRGKNVLLVDDSIVRGTTCKQIIQMARDAGAAKVYFASAAPAVKYPNVYGIDMPSASELVAHNRTTEEICEEIGADWLIYQDLEDLVVSSSGGKQKIDQFDCSVFDGNYITGDVDEDYLDSLHAARNDEAKHKKTDTSAL; encoded by the coding sequence ATGTGTGGTATCGTCGGTATCGTCGGTAAGAGTGATGTCAATCTGCAGCTCTATGATGCGCTCACTCTGTTGCAACACAGGGGACAGGATGCTGCGGGCATCGTAACCTGTGACGATGATCGCCTGAACCAGCAAAAAGCCAATGGCCTGGTGCGCGATGTGTTTCGCGCGCGCCACATGGAGCGCCTGAAAGGTAACTTTGGTATCGGTCATGTACGCTATCCCACCGCGGGTAGCTCCGGCCCCGCCCTGGCGCAGCCGTTCTATGTGAACTCTCCCTACGGTATTGCCATGGCACACAATGGCAACCTCACCAATGTGGGGGATGTGGTGGAGGAAATCTTCCAGCAGGATCTACGCCATATCAACACCGATTCCGATTCAGAAGTGCTGCTCAACGTATTTGCCCATGAGCTGCACAAGCTGCGCAAGCTGCACCCCAAGGCTGAGGATATCTTCACCGCTATGCGCGGTGTGCACAAACGTGTGCGCGGCGCCTACGCCTGTGTGGCCCTGATTGTGGGTTACGGCATCGTCGCCTTCCGCGATCCCAACGGTATTCGCCCGCTGGTTTACGGTAAGCGCGAGACCGACAAAGGCACCGAGTATATGGTGGCCTCCGAATCTGTGGCCCTGGATGTACTGGGCTACACCCTGGTACGTGATGTGGCCCCCGGTGAAGCCTTGTATATCGAACTGGATGGCACGGTGCACTCCGAGCAGTGCGCAGAGAATCCAACCCTGACTCCCTGTATTTTCGAGCATGTGTACTTCGCCCGCCCGGACTCCATTATGGATGGCGTTTCCGTACACAAGGCGCGCCTGCGCCAGGGTGAGCACCTGGCAGACAAGATTCTGCGCCTGCGCCCGGACCACGATATCGACGTAGTGATTCCCATCCCCGATTCCGCTCGCACCGCTGGCCAGACCGTGGCACACCGCCTGGGGGTGAAATTCCGTGAGGGCATGGTGAAGAACCGCTATATCGGCCGAACCTTCATCATGCCGGGGCAGAAGCAGCGTAAGAAATCTGTGCGCCAGAAGCTGAATGCCATTGAACTGGAATTCCGCGGTAAGAACGTGTTGTTAGTGGATGACTCCATTGTGCGCGGTACCACTTGTAAGCAGATCATCCAGATGGCCCGCGATGCGGGTGCCGCAAAAGTGTATTTCGCCAGCGCGGCGCCAGCGGTGAAGTACCCGAATGTGTATGGTATTGATATGCCGTCTGCCAGTGAGCTGGTGGCGCACAACCGCACTACTGAAGAGATCTGTGAAGAGATCGGTGCAGACTGGTTGATCTACCAGGACCTGGAAGACCTGGTGGTGAGTTCCAGCGGCGGCAAGCAGAAAATCGATCAGTTCGACTGCTCTGTTTTCGACGGTAACTATATTACCGGCGATGTGGATGAAGATTACCTCGATAGTCTTCACGCGGCGCGCAACGACGAAGCCAAACACAAGAAGACCGATACCAGCGCTCTGTAA
- a CDS encoding CvpA family protein, whose product MNWADWTIVAIVGVSTLIGLSRGFVRETLSLLTWVAAFLVAMMFREQLAPLLSNLVDTPSLQAIAAFAILFFGTLLAGALLNMMLSAFVEATGLSGTDRVLGMVFGLARGAIVVMALLILAPALAPVDQDSWWSESVLIPHFLEFEGSARELAKSVKDYFVELF is encoded by the coding sequence ATGAATTGGGCTGACTGGACCATCGTGGCTATTGTGGGTGTTTCCACACTTATCGGCCTTAGTCGAGGTTTCGTGCGTGAAACCCTGTCACTGCTCACCTGGGTTGCCGCTTTTTTGGTCGCGATGATGTTTCGCGAACAGCTGGCACCACTGCTTTCAAACCTTGTCGATACCCCATCTCTCCAGGCGATCGCCGCCTTCGCCATTCTGTTCTTCGGTACGCTCCTGGCTGGGGCTCTGTTGAATATGATGCTTTCTGCTTTTGTCGAGGCCACTGGTTTGTCCGGTACCGATCGGGTGCTGGGTATGGTGTTTGGTCTGGCGCGGGGAGCCATTGTGGTGATGGCACTGCTGATTCTGGCCCCGGCACTGGCTCCGGTGGATCAGGACAGCTGGTGGAGTGAGTCGGTGTTGATTCCCCACTTCCTCGAATTCGAGGGCAGTGCACGGGAGCTGGCCAAGTCTGTGAAGGACTATTTCGTAGAGTTATTTTAA
- a CDS encoding SPOR domain-containing protein gives MENCEDKSPLRGRLNDGFKQRIVGALVLIALAVIFLPSLLDRESKGPISEASQIPAEPDIRPVEIGKPEPVAGVAPAPAAGEIFQPEVPEKFSNPAEGAAKFAASDSHPDSQSGSQSKQDVSDSASEAESDTAKTSKKATSPLVDEQGQPMAWVVQVASYKDDSRAQQLRMRLMDKGYRAYTRAVETDKGRFVRVFVGPKVNKADAEGIKRELDSLLQAQTLVLRFKA, from the coding sequence ATGGAGAATTGCGAGGATAAGTCCCCCCTCAGAGGGCGGCTGAACGACGGCTTTAAACAGCGCATTGTCGGTGCGCTGGTGCTGATTGCGCTCGCGGTAATTTTCCTGCCGAGCCTGCTGGACCGGGAGTCCAAGGGGCCTATCAGCGAAGCGAGCCAGATCCCGGCGGAACCCGATATTCGCCCGGTTGAGATTGGCAAACCCGAGCCTGTTGCCGGTGTGGCACCGGCTCCTGCGGCTGGAGAGATTTTTCAACCGGAAGTGCCGGAGAAGTTTTCCAACCCTGCGGAGGGGGCGGCCAAGTTTGCCGCTTCCGACTCTCATCCCGATTCTCAGTCCGGCTCACAGTCCAAGCAAGACGTGAGCGATTCCGCCTCGGAAGCGGAGAGCGATACTGCCAAAACTTCCAAAAAGGCCACTTCGCCACTGGTGGACGAGCAGGGGCAGCCGATGGCCTGGGTGGTACAGGTGGCCTCCTACAAGGACGACTCCCGCGCGCAGCAGCTGCGCATGCGGCTGATGGATAAGGGTTATCGCGCCTATACCCGCGCGGTGGAAACGGACAAAGGGCGCTTTGTGCGGGTCTTTGTGGGGCCCAAGGTCAATAAGGCCGATGCCGAGGGTATTAAGCGGGAGCTGGATTCCCTATTGCAAGCACAAACCTTGGTACTCCGCTTTAAAGCCTGA
- the folC gene encoding bifunctional tetrahydrofolate synthase/dihydrofolate synthase produces the protein MSSLQDWLARLERLHPTEIELGLERVSSVAATLGVQKPAPKVITVAGTNGKGSCVATMEALLCHAGHSVGAYSSPHLLRFNERIRINGEEVSDQQLVESFVAVEAARGETSLTYFEFTTLAALWLYQRAGVEYALLEVGLGGRLDAVNLVDADLAVITSVAVDHEDWLGSDREVIGREKAGILRPGAPFICADSAPPQSVLSASEKQASSSYFIGQDFSITSSGDSEIYHFGDLVLSIPDISLPRPSIAAALTALAILDALPQEGSETALAQITLPGRCQQVYWHERNLLLDVGHNPAAAEHLANWLAANPVEGKTHALVAAMKDKDLPGLFAPLRGLVDRWHPALLPENNRAAGGEALCAGLQEAGVDETNMDRRCPTVAEGLSQLLPTLGPQDRLLVYGSFFTVAEVLQQIRDEGNGELRG, from the coding sequence ATGTCCTCATTACAAGATTGGCTCGCCCGCCTGGAGCGGCTGCACCCTACTGAAATAGAACTGGGGCTCGAGCGTGTCTCCTCTGTCGCCGCTACCCTGGGGGTGCAAAAACCCGCCCCCAAGGTGATTACCGTGGCGGGCACCAATGGCAAGGGCTCCTGTGTGGCGACTATGGAGGCACTCTTATGTCACGCCGGTCACTCTGTTGGGGCTTACAGCTCTCCACACCTGCTGCGTTTTAATGAACGGATACGTATCAATGGCGAGGAGGTATCCGATCAACAGTTGGTCGAGTCTTTTGTCGCGGTGGAGGCTGCTCGTGGGGAAACCAGCCTGACCTATTTTGAGTTCACCACCCTGGCCGCACTGTGGTTATACCAGCGCGCGGGAGTGGAATATGCCCTGCTGGAAGTCGGCCTCGGTGGCCGGTTGGATGCGGTCAACCTGGTGGATGCCGACTTGGCGGTTATCACCAGTGTGGCGGTTGATCACGAGGATTGGTTGGGCAGTGATCGAGAGGTTATCGGCCGCGAGAAGGCAGGCATTTTGCGTCCCGGTGCCCCCTTCATCTGTGCAGATAGCGCACCGCCTCAATCGGTGTTGTCTGCGTCCGAAAAGCAGGCCAGTTCCAGTTATTTTATTGGCCAGGATTTCAGTATCACTTCGAGTGGGGACAGTGAGATCTATCACTTTGGTGATCTGGTACTGTCGATACCGGATATCAGCTTGCCGCGTCCCAGTATCGCTGCCGCGCTCACCGCTCTGGCAATACTGGATGCTCTACCTCAAGAGGGTAGCGAGACAGCCCTGGCCCAAATAACGCTGCCCGGGCGCTGTCAGCAAGTCTATTGGCATGAGCGAAATCTGCTGTTGGATGTGGGGCACAACCCGGCTGCGGCGGAACACCTGGCAAATTGGCTTGCCGCCAACCCGGTAGAGGGGAAGACCCATGCTTTGGTAGCAGCTATGAAAGACAAGGACCTGCCCGGCCTGTTTGCCCCTCTCCGTGGACTGGTGGATCGCTGGCACCCGGCCCTGCTGCCGGAAAATAACCGTGCTGCCGGTGGCGAGGCGCTGTGCGCGGGGCTTCAAGAAGCTGGCGTGGATGAGACAAATATGGATCGGCGCTGTCCAACTGTAGCCGAAGGGTTGTCACAACTGCTGCCGACCCTCGGTCCACAGGACAGGTTGCTTGTCTATGGATCCTTCTTTACTGTGGCGGAAGTTCTGCAGCAGATACGAGACGAGGGTAATGGAGAATTGCGAGGATAA
- the accD gene encoding acetyl-CoA carboxylase, carboxyltransferase subunit beta, protein MSWLEKIVPAVIRTERRAGNSKVPEGVWKKCVKCDAMLYRPELERNLDVCPKCDHHLRIGARRRLDIFLDEDGREELATDVLPVDRLKFKDVKKYKDRLLQAQKSTGEKDALIAMQGTLNGEPLVAVAFEFAFHGGSMGYVVGERFTRAAQRALEQRIPLVCFSATGGARMQEALISLMQMAKTSAVLEKMKMAGVPYISIMTDPVYGGVSASLALLGDINAAEPGARAGFAGPNIIEQTIRQKLPKGFQRSEFLLEHGAIDMIIPRKDMRTTVSRLLGKLSGN, encoded by the coding sequence ATGAGCTGGTTAGAAAAAATTGTTCCCGCGGTAATTCGCACCGAGCGACGTGCCGGCAACAGCAAGGTCCCAGAGGGGGTATGGAAGAAGTGCGTCAAGTGTGACGCCATGCTTTACCGCCCGGAGCTGGAGCGCAACCTGGATGTGTGCCCCAAGTGCGATCACCATTTGCGTATCGGCGCCCGCCGTCGCTTGGATATCTTCCTCGATGAGGACGGGCGTGAAGAACTGGCCACCGATGTGCTGCCAGTGGATCGCCTGAAGTTTAAAGACGTCAAAAAGTACAAAGATCGCCTGCTGCAGGCGCAAAAATCCACTGGTGAAAAAGACGCATTGATTGCCATGCAGGGCACCTTGAACGGCGAGCCCTTGGTGGCGGTGGCCTTCGAATTTGCCTTCCACGGCGGTTCCATGGGTTATGTGGTGGGAGAGCGCTTTACTCGCGCGGCCCAGCGCGCCTTGGAGCAGCGCATTCCTCTGGTGTGCTTCTCAGCCACTGGTGGGGCGCGCATGCAGGAGGCTTTGATCTCCCTGATGCAGATGGCCAAGACCTCGGCGGTGCTGGAAAAAATGAAGATGGCGGGTGTGCCCTATATCTCCATTATGACCGACCCCGTGTATGGCGGCGTTTCGGCCTCCCTGGCCCTGTTGGGGGATATCAATGCGGCCGAACCGGGCGCACGTGCCGGGTTTGCTGGCCCCAATATTATCGAGCAGACCATCCGCCAGAAATTGCCCAAGGGTTTCCAGCGCAGTGAATTCCTGCTGGAGCACGGCGCAATCGATATGATTATTCCGCGCAAGGATATGCGCACCACCGTCTCGCGCCTATTGGGTAAACTGAGCGGTAATTAA
- the trpA gene encoding tryptophan synthase subunit alpha produces MTEQNRIDRRFARLRGEGRKALVTYIVAGDGGLENTVPLMHQLVASGADIIELGVPFSDPMAEGPVIQKGHERALASGASLRKCLALVKEFRQVDAETPIILMGYANPIQRMGEREFADAALDAGVDGALTVDLPAEEAGPLNKLLAERNLRNIFLLTPTTTEERIREITGLASGFVYYVSLKGVTGAGHLDLDSVRDNLEHIRRFTDLPLCVGFGIKDGSSARSVSAHGDGAVVGSVLVSAVDNAADLAAAKAKLGDIVSEMRRALDR; encoded by the coding sequence GTGACAGAACAAAATAGAATTGATCGCCGCTTTGCCAGACTGCGCGGCGAGGGCCGAAAGGCCCTGGTAACTTATATCGTCGCCGGTGATGGCGGCCTGGAAAATACCGTACCCCTGATGCATCAGCTGGTGGCCAGTGGTGCGGATATTATCGAGCTGGGGGTGCCTTTTTCCGATCCCATGGCTGAGGGGCCGGTAATCCAGAAGGGGCATGAGCGCGCCCTGGCCAGTGGTGCCTCGTTGCGCAAGTGTCTGGCGCTGGTTAAAGAGTTCCGTCAGGTGGATGCGGAGACCCCGATTATCCTGATGGGGTATGCCAACCCGATCCAGCGTATGGGTGAGCGGGAGTTCGCCGATGCTGCGCTCGATGCCGGAGTTGACGGTGCCCTCACGGTGGATCTGCCGGCGGAGGAAGCGGGGCCGCTCAATAAGCTTTTGGCGGAGCGGAACCTGCGCAATATCTTCCTGCTGACGCCCACCACCACCGAAGAGCGTATTCGCGAGATTACCGGCCTGGCCAGTGGTTTTGTGTATTACGTCTCCCTGAAGGGCGTTACCGGTGCCGGCCATCTCGACCTGGACTCTGTGCGCGATAATCTCGAACATATTCGCCGCTTCACCGATTTGCCCCTGTGTGTGGGTTTTGGTATCAAAGACGGTAGCTCGGCGCGATCCGTCAGTGCCCATGGCGACGGCGCGGTAGTGGGTAGTGTGCTGGTCTCAGCGGTAGATAACGCTGCGGATCTGGCTGCCGCCAAGGCGAAGCTGGGGGACATCGTCAGCGAGATGCGCCGGGCTCTGGACCGCTAG